In Mercenaria mercenaria strain notata chromosome 14, MADL_Memer_1, whole genome shotgun sequence, the following are encoded in one genomic region:
- the LOC123528315 gene encoding uncharacterized protein LOC123528315, translating into MALYNITWILLGLFIQYQLLAAENSDNVDNVVTADETDEIKQYNKDIERTDAVIKADTSETDESGYDKRGYGKWKNMRWSQNNGKRNLGRWKNRKWWEMQSYGLQDRNGNGFGHNLNKRYSGDGADFEPDKNAPGYGVLNGDFIIRGPYGIMDYYGLGDDIEDVPDNYVDKRHSSRWNLVHRKLAQLNSKNKREDNSQEEKRMASRWRIIQNKLNQLHDRNSKRFAGRWKNQNWLLQQANQDRNSPDTNNEQKRFPGGHWWDS; encoded by the coding sequence GCTGCCGAAAATTCAGACAACGTCGATAATGTGGTTACAGCAGATGAGACAGacgaaataaaacaatataacaaaGATATCGAAAGGACGGATGCAGTTATAAAAGCTGATACTTCCGAAACAGATGAATCCGGATATGATAAAAGGGGTTATGGCAAATGGAAAAATATGAGATGGTCCCAAAACAACGGGAAGAGAAATCTTGGCCGCTGGAAAAATAGAAAATGGTGGGAAATGCAAAGTTATGGTTTGCAAGACAGAAACGGAAATGGATttgggcataatttaaacaaaagatATTCTGGAGATGGCGCTGACTTTGAACCAGATAAGAACGCTCCAGGATATGGAGTTTTAAATGGAGATTTTATCATCCGCGGACCGTACGGAATCATGGATTATTATGGTCTCGGCGATGATATTGAAGATGTTCCGGATAATTACGTTGACAAACGTCATAGTTCAAGATGGAACCTGGTCCATAGAAAACTAGCTCAACTGAACTCCAAAAATAAGCGCGAAGATAACTCACAAGAAGAAAAAAGAATGGCAAGCAGATGGCGGAttattcaaaacaaattaaaccaactGCATGACAGAAACTCTAAACGGTTTGCTGGCAGATGGAAAAATCAGAACTGGCTTCTTCAGCAGGCAAATCAGGACAGGAACTCTCCAGATACAAATAATGAACAAAAACGGTTCCCTGGAGGCCACTGGTGGGACAGTTGA